From the genome of Camarhynchus parvulus chromosome 8, STF_HiC, whole genome shotgun sequence, one region includes:
- the MCOLN2 gene encoding mucolipin-2, with translation MMAQSDLDLKEMALKEDLKFYFMNPCEKYRARRQIPWKLALQILKILMVTTQLVFFGLSNQLVVSFKEENTVAFKHLFLKGYSGTDEDDYSCSIYTQQDAYDSIFYVINQYRNLKNISLGTLGYEHEESGLKICKQQYKRGTMLPSNDTLNIDVSTETECILLKPKELTGKKAELKLNSSFFNLEFYRLIQVEISFKLKGIALQTIHARELPDCYAFQNTITFNNRAHSGKIKVYFDSDTDIQECKDWHIFNSVLQKNTQYILVFDGFVILSCLASLILCTRSIVLAWRLQKRFVNFFLEKHKRRVCYADRLEFLNGWYVLVIISDVMTIIGSILKMEIKAKNLTSYDVCSILLGTSTLFVWVGVIRYLGYFQTYNVLILTMQASLPKVLRFCCCAGMIYLGYTFCGWIVLGPYHEKFEDLNTVAECLFSLVNGDDMFATFAQIQEKSSLVWMFSRLYLYSFISLFIYMILSLFIALITDSYDTIKKYQQSGFPATDLHEFLKDHSNAGYRKDRTSFPLICCCRRQQSDDNLILIN, from the exons ATGATGGCTCAGTCAGATTTAGATCTAAAAGAGATGGCTTTGAAAGAGGATTTGAAGTTTTACTTCATGAACCCATGTGAAAAATATAGAGCAAGACGTCAGATACCATGGAAATTGGCTTTGCAGATTTTGAAGATACTTATGGTTACAACACAG cttgttttttttggtttgagtAACCAGCTGGTGGTCTCATTCAAAGAGGAAAACACTGTTGCTTTCAAACACCTATTCCTGAAAGGCTACTCTGGAACTGATGAAGATGACTACAGCTGCAGTATATATACACAACAGGATGCTTATGACAGCATTTTTTATGTTATTAATCAG TACAGGAACCTAAAGAACATatccctggggacacttggTTACGAACATGAGGAATCAGGTCTAAAAATCTGTAAACAGCAGTACAAGAGAGGCACAATGCTTCCTTCCAATGATACACTGAACATAGATGTTTCTACTGAAACAG AATGTATCCTTTTAAAGCCAAAGGAACTAACTGGTAAGAAGGCAGAACTGAAGCTGAACTCTTCTTTTTTCAATCTTGAATTTTACAG GCTTATACAGGTTGAAATCTCCTTCAAGCTGAAAGGCATTGCTCTTCAGACAATCCATGCCCGTGAATTGCCTGACTGCTATGCATTTCAAAACACT ATAACTTTCAATAATAGAGCCCACAGTGGAAAAATCAAGGTCTATTTTGACAGTGACACTGACATTCAGGAGTGCAAAGACTGGCACATATTTAACTCAG TTCTCCAGAAAAACACTCAGTATATTCTAGTCTTTGATGGATTTGTCATATTAAGTTGCTTGGCTTCTCTAATCCTCTGCACACGATCCATCGTTCTTGCCTGGAGGCTGCAGAAG AGATTTGTGAATTTCTTCCTGGAGAAACACAAGCGCCGTGTGTGCTATGCTGACCGCCTGGAGTTCCTGAACGGGTGGTATGTCCTGGTAATTATCAGTGATGTCATGACAATCATTGGGTCAATcctaaaaatggaaataaaagccaAG AACCTCACAAGTTATGATGTCTGCAGCATTTTACTTGGAACATCAACTCTGTTTGTCTGGGTTGGAGTCATCCGATACCTGGGATATTTTCAAACCTACAAT GTGCTCATTTTGACTATGCAGGCATCGTTGCCGAAAGTGCTGCGGTTTTGCTGTTGTGCTGGGATGATCTATCTTGGCTATACTTTCTGTGGTTGGATTGTCCTGGGGCCTTATCATGAAAAG TTTGAAGATCTGAACACAGTGGCTGAATGTCTGTTTTCTTTGGTCAATGGTGATGATATGTTTGCAACATTTGCTCAAATCCAAGAGAAGAGTTCCCTGGTGTGGATGTTCAGCAGATTGTATCTGTACTCCTTCATCAGTCTGTTTATATACATGATCCTCAGCCTTTTTATTGCACTCATTACTGACTCCTATGACACCATAAAG aaataccAACAAAGTGGTTTTCCAGCAACAGATTTACATGAATTTCTAAAAGACCATAGCAATGCTGGCTACAGAAAAGACAGAACTTCTTTTCCactcatctgctgctgcaggag acaACAGAGTGATGACAACTTGATACTTATTAATTGA